A single genomic interval of Streptomyces sp. 1222.5 harbors:
- a CDS encoding HAMP domain-containing sensor histidine kinase — translation MRTRLLPLLIVLLAAVLLALGVPLAVSWAAGQQQRVVVDRIDDTARFAALAQFVSDGPSGSRRTTTDGRWETLRSEMESYYGVYGIRAGVFYRNGSAMANAPGDWFVPPAGEVREAFDEALLSRRSHDPRQVWPWQRSRLVVASPVIRDGDVVAVVVTDSPTGQMRSQILRGWLFIGAGEIAAMLLAVGAALRLTGWVLRPVRILDATTHDIATGRLKSRVAVGGGPPELRRLARSFNEMADNVEDVLEQQRAFVADASHQLRNPLSALLLRIELLALELPEGNEEIASVRTEGKRLAQVLDDLLDLALAEHAEADLRLTDIGALAEERVAAWSPAADAKDVRLTGDRPPLTAWADPIALSSALDAVIDNAVKFTPEGGTVEVSVSADGDTSTVVVTDTGPGLTGEELERVGDRFWRSGRHQNVKGSGLGLSITRALLAAGGGSIDYSHHEPRGLRVTVSVPRNADSGQRV, via the coding sequence GTGCGTACACGGCTCCTCCCGCTGCTCATCGTCCTGCTGGCGGCCGTCCTGCTCGCCCTCGGCGTCCCGCTGGCCGTCAGCTGGGCCGCCGGCCAGCAGCAGCGGGTCGTCGTGGACCGGATCGACGACACGGCACGCTTCGCCGCGCTCGCCCAGTTCGTCAGCGACGGGCCCAGCGGCTCCCGCCGCACCACCACCGACGGGCGGTGGGAGACCCTGCGCAGTGAGATGGAGAGCTACTACGGCGTCTACGGCATACGCGCGGGTGTCTTCTACCGCAACGGTTCGGCGATGGCCAACGCACCCGGCGACTGGTTCGTACCGCCCGCGGGGGAGGTGCGCGAGGCGTTCGACGAGGCGCTGCTCAGCCGCCGCAGCCACGACCCGAGGCAGGTGTGGCCCTGGCAGCGCAGCCGGCTGGTCGTCGCCTCCCCCGTGATCCGGGACGGGGACGTCGTCGCGGTGGTGGTCACCGACTCGCCCACCGGGCAGATGCGGTCGCAGATCCTGCGCGGCTGGCTGTTCATCGGAGCCGGCGAGATCGCGGCCATGCTGCTCGCCGTCGGCGCCGCGCTGCGCCTGACCGGCTGGGTACTGCGCCCCGTACGGATCCTGGACGCCACCACCCACGACATCGCCACCGGACGCCTGAAGTCCCGCGTGGCGGTGGGCGGTGGCCCGCCGGAACTCAGACGGCTGGCCCGCTCGTTCAACGAGATGGCGGACAACGTCGAGGACGTGCTGGAGCAGCAGCGCGCCTTCGTCGCCGACGCCTCGCACCAACTGCGCAACCCGCTCTCGGCGCTGCTGCTGCGCATCGAACTGCTCGCCCTGGAGCTCCCCGAGGGCAACGAGGAGATCGCCTCGGTCCGCACCGAGGGCAAGCGCCTCGCGCAGGTCCTGGACGACCTGCTCGACCTGGCGCTGGCCGAGCACGCCGAGGCGGACCTCCGGCTGACCGACATCGGAGCCCTGGCCGAGGAGCGGGTGGCCGCCTGGTCACCGGCCGCCGACGCCAAGGACGTCCGGCTCACCGGCGACCGCCCGCCCCTCACCGCCTGGGCCGACCCGATCGCCCTGTCCAGCGCGCTGGACGCGGTGATCGACAACGCCGTGAAGTTCACACCCGAAGGAGGCACCGTCGAGGTCAGCGTCTCCGCGGACGGCGACACCTCCACGGTCGTCGTCACCGACACCGGCCCCGGACTCACCGGCGAGGAACTCGAGCGTGTGGGCGACCGCTTCTGGCGCAGCGGCCGGCACCAGAACGTCAAGGGCTCGGGCCTCGGCCTGTCGATCACGCGCGCCCTGCTCGCGGCGGGCGGCGGCTCGATCGACTACAGCCACCACGAGCCGCGCGGGCTGCGGGTGACGGTCTCGGTACCGCGGAACGCGGACAGCGGGCAGCGGGTCTGA
- a CDS encoding TAXI family TRAP transporter solute-binding subunit, whose protein sequence is MSKVFPRISRRRALQSATVGAVALGLLLWWLLPLGEKPPSGTIVFSTGTSRGVYQEYGERLRNEMAEDMPDLEVKLLKSAGSQENVQRVATGKADFTIAAADAVETYELRHGEGAGRLRGVARLYDDYVQLVVRRGSAIKSVADLRHKRVATGQPDSGVRLIADRVLRASGIDPRKDITPVADGIDIGPGRLQQGKIDAFFWSGGLPTKGLVALAKKSAFTFVPIDDELITRLHDEGQEARYYRAANIPESAYPAVQQGLQVPTIAVSNVLITRADVDPRLTEWVTRTVIDSRDGIGAHVHSAQLVDLRTAIYTDPLPLQEGARRYYRSMKP, encoded by the coding sequence ATGTCCAAGGTGTTCCCCCGTATCAGCAGGCGCCGGGCGCTGCAGAGCGCGACCGTCGGTGCCGTGGCCCTCGGGCTGCTGCTGTGGTGGCTGCTGCCCCTGGGCGAGAAGCCGCCGAGCGGGACGATCGTCTTCAGCACCGGGACGTCCCGGGGTGTCTACCAGGAGTACGGCGAGCGGCTGCGCAACGAGATGGCCGAGGACATGCCGGACCTGGAGGTGAAGCTCCTCAAGAGCGCCGGTTCCCAGGAGAACGTCCAGCGGGTGGCCACCGGGAAGGCGGACTTCACCATCGCGGCGGCCGACGCCGTGGAGACGTACGAGCTGCGGCACGGCGAGGGCGCCGGGCGGCTGCGCGGTGTCGCCAGGCTCTACGACGACTACGTGCAGCTCGTCGTGCGCCGCGGCTCCGCCATCAAGAGCGTCGCCGACCTGCGCCACAAGCGAGTGGCGACCGGGCAGCCCGACTCCGGCGTCCGGTTGATCGCCGACCGCGTGCTGCGGGCATCGGGAATCGACCCGCGCAAGGACATCACGCCGGTCGCCGACGGCATCGACATCGGGCCGGGCCGGCTTCAGCAGGGGAAGATCGACGCCTTCTTCTGGTCGGGCGGCCTGCCCACCAAGGGGCTGGTCGCGCTGGCGAAGAAGTCGGCGTTCACCTTCGTGCCGATCGACGACGAGCTGATCACGAGGCTGCACGACGAGGGCCAGGAGGCCCGCTACTACCGGGCGGCCAACATCCCCGAATCCGCCTACCCCGCCGTGCAGCAGGGTCTTCAGGTACCGACGATCGCGGTGTCCAACGTGCTGATCACCCGCGCGGACGTCGATCCGCGGCTGACCGAGTGGGTGACCCGTACGGTGATCGACAGCCGTGACGGCATCGGCGCCCACGTCCACTCGGCACAGCTGGTCGACCTGCGTACCGCGATCTACACCGACCCGCTGCCCCTCCAGGAGGGCGCCCGGCGCTACTACCGGTCGATGAAGCCTTAG
- a CDS encoding amino acid ABC transporter permease, translating to MFDFLEGYDVLGAFWTTVQLALLSAVGSLVWGTLLAAMRVGPVPLMRGFGTAYVNIVRNIPLTVIILFASLGLNQTLNISLGADDVVAVNFRLAVLGLILYTSAFVCEAIRSGINTVPVGQAEAARAIGLSFTQVLFVVVLPQAFRAAIGPLTNVLIALTKNTTVAAAIGVAEAAYLMKEMLDKEALLLQISAVIAFGFICLTLPTGLIFGWVGKKVAVKR from the coding sequence GTGTTCGACTTTCTTGAAGGTTACGACGTACTGGGCGCCTTCTGGACAACAGTGCAGCTGGCGCTGCTGTCCGCCGTGGGCTCCCTGGTCTGGGGCACCCTGCTGGCCGCCATGCGGGTCGGCCCGGTGCCGCTGATGCGTGGTTTCGGCACCGCATACGTGAACATCGTGCGGAACATCCCGCTCACGGTGATCATCCTGTTCGCCTCGCTCGGCCTCAACCAGACGCTGAACATCAGCCTCGGTGCTGACGACGTCGTCGCGGTCAACTTCCGGCTGGCCGTGCTGGGCCTGATCCTCTACACGTCGGCCTTCGTGTGCGAGGCGATTCGATCCGGCATCAACACGGTGCCGGTCGGTCAGGCCGAGGCGGCCCGGGCCATCGGCCTGAGCTTCACCCAGGTGTTGTTCGTGGTCGTACTCCCGCAGGCCTTCCGCGCGGCCATCGGCCCTCTGACCAACGTACTGATCGCGTTGACGAAGAACACCACTGTGGCCGCGGCGATCGGCGTGGCGGAGGCGGCGTACCTGATGAAGGAGATGCTGGACAAGGAGGCGCTGCTGCTGCAGATCTCCGCGGTCATCGCCTTCGGGTTCATCTGCCTCACCCTGCCGACCGGCCTGATCTTCGGCTGGGTGGGCAAGAAGGTGGCGGTGAAGCGATGA
- a CDS encoding cysteine dioxygenase — protein sequence MSVSSPSASAAVGAAPSQADLLDFVRRTAADAELIASLPLDPEGRTWVRLEGPGGSEAWLIGWPPGTGTGWHDHADSIGAFLTASGELKEYSLAARLPTDGWKTLELDEDVDRERRLSAGNGRTFGHHHVHEVLNESTDRHAVSVHAYYPPLPRIRRYSRTGQVLRLEQVERPEDWQ from the coding sequence GTGTCTGTCTCCTCTCCTTCCGCGTCCGCTGCCGTCGGCGCCGCGCCCAGCCAGGCGGACCTCCTCGACTTCGTACGGCGCACGGCGGCCGACGCCGAGCTGATCGCCTCCCTCCCGCTCGATCCCGAGGGCCGCACCTGGGTACGGCTGGAGGGGCCCGGTGGCAGTGAGGCCTGGCTGATCGGCTGGCCGCCCGGCACCGGCACCGGGTGGCACGACCACGCCGACTCGATCGGCGCCTTCCTCACCGCGTCGGGTGAGCTCAAGGAGTACTCGCTCGCCGCCCGGCTGCCCACCGACGGCTGGAAGACCCTGGAACTCGACGAGGACGTCGACCGCGAACGCCGGCTGTCCGCCGGGAACGGCCGTACCTTCGGCCACCACCACGTGCACGAGGTGCTCAACGAGTCCACGGACCGGCACGCCGTCTCGGTGCACGCCTACTACCCGCCGCTGCCGCGCATCCGCCGCTACAGCCGCACCGGCCAGGTACTGCGCCTGGAGCAGGTCGAACGCCCGGAGGACTGGCAGTGA
- a CDS encoding glutamate ABC transporter substrate-binding protein yields MKLRKVTAASAVLLSLSVAATACGGDKKDDNSSSGGGKKITIGIKFDQPGIGQKTPQGYAGFDVDVATYVAKKLGYGADQIEWKESKSADRETMLKRGDVDFIAASYSITPEREKLVDFAGPYLLAHQDVLVRADDKSIKSPKDLNNKKLCSVTGSTSAQNVHDKLAPKAQLQEYPTYSACLTGLQNKAIDALTTDDSILAGYASQSQFKGKFQLGGFKMTNENYGIGVKKGSDLKAKINKALESMVSDGSWKAAVAKNFGPANYKNELAPKIGDVKS; encoded by the coding sequence ATGAAGCTCCGCAAGGTCACCGCCGCCTCGGCCGTCCTGCTCTCCCTGTCCGTGGCAGCCACCGCGTGCGGCGGCGACAAGAAGGACGACAACAGCTCCTCCGGCGGCGGCAAGAAGATCACCATCGGCATCAAGTTCGACCAGCCGGGCATCGGCCAGAAGACCCCGCAGGGCTACGCGGGCTTCGACGTCGACGTGGCGACCTACGTCGCCAAGAAGCTCGGTTACGGCGCGGACCAGATCGAGTGGAAGGAGTCGAAGAGCGCCGACCGCGAGACGATGCTGAAGCGCGGGGACGTCGACTTCATCGCCGCTTCCTACTCGATCACCCCGGAGCGCGAGAAGCTCGTCGACTTCGCCGGCCCCTACCTGCTGGCCCACCAGGACGTGCTGGTCCGCGCGGACGACAAGTCCATCAAGTCGCCGAAGGACCTCAACAACAAGAAGCTGTGCTCGGTCACCGGCTCCACCTCGGCGCAGAACGTGCACGACAAGCTGGCTCCCAAGGCTCAGCTGCAGGAGTACCCGACCTACTCCGCCTGCCTGACCGGTCTCCAGAACAAGGCCATCGACGCCCTGACCACGGACGACTCGATCCTCGCCGGTTACGCCTCGCAGTCGCAGTTCAAGGGCAAGTTCCAGCTCGGCGGCTTCAAGATGACCAACGAAAACTACGGCATCGGCGTCAAGAAGGGCAGCGACCTCAAGGCCAAGATCAACAAGGCCCTGGAGTCGATGGTCTCCGACGGTTCGTGGAAGGCGGCCGTGGCGAAGAACTTCGGCCCGGCCAACTACAAGAACGAGCTGGCCCCGAAGATCGGCGACGTCAAGAGCTGA
- a CDS encoding amino acid ABC transporter permease, translating to MSSVLYDAQGPRAKRRNILYTVSFAVAAAAVVWWVYTALDEKSQLDWVLWKPFFSSEAYTTYIWPGLQNTLKAAALAMIIALPLGAVLGIARLSDHVWVRVPATVVVEFFRAIPVLVLMIFGNELYSQYTNVSSDDRPLYAVVTGLVLYNASVLAEIVRAGILALPKGQSEAAMAIGLRKNQVMRLILLPQAVTAMLPAIVSQLVVIVKDTALGGAVLTFPELLASANTMSGFYGANTIASFTVVAVIFVVINFSLTSFASWLERRLRRRKKSSGAVLGAQDVADIAGTASTGTAA from the coding sequence ATGAGTTCGGTCCTGTACGACGCCCAGGGTCCCCGCGCCAAGCGGCGCAACATCCTCTACACGGTGTCCTTCGCCGTCGCGGCCGCGGCCGTCGTCTGGTGGGTGTATACGGCCCTCGACGAGAAGTCCCAGCTCGACTGGGTGCTGTGGAAACCGTTCTTCAGCTCCGAGGCGTACACGACGTACATCTGGCCCGGCCTCCAGAACACCCTGAAGGCCGCCGCCCTGGCAATGATCATCGCCTTGCCGTTGGGTGCCGTCCTCGGCATCGCAAGGCTCTCGGACCATGTGTGGGTGCGGGTCCCGGCCACGGTCGTGGTCGAGTTCTTCCGCGCGATCCCGGTACTGGTCCTGATGATCTTCGGTAACGAGCTGTACAGCCAGTACACGAACGTCAGTTCCGACGACCGCCCGCTGTACGCGGTCGTCACCGGCCTGGTGCTGTACAACGCGTCGGTGCTCGCCGAGATCGTCCGCGCGGGCATCCTCGCCCTGCCGAAGGGCCAGTCCGAGGCTGCCATGGCGATCGGCCTGCGCAAGAACCAGGTGATGCGGCTCATCCTGCTGCCGCAGGCGGTCACCGCGATGCTCCCGGCGATCGTCAGCCAGCTGGTGGTCATCGTGAAGGACACCGCGCTCGGCGGCGCCGTCCTCACCTTCCCGGAGCTGCTCGCCTCGGCGAACACGATGAGCGGCTTCTACGGCGCCAACACCATCGCCTCCTTCACGGTCGTCGCCGTCATCTTCGTGGTCATCAACTTCTCGCTGACCTCCTTCGCGAGCTGGCTGGAGCGCCGGCTGCGGCGACGCAAGAAGTCGAGCGGTGCGGTGCTCGGAGCCCAGGACGTGGCCGACATCGCGGGCACGGCCTCGACCGGAACCGCGGCCTGA
- a CDS encoding amino acid ABC transporter ATP-binding protein produces MTNVSVAKEDAAASDELVVLKSVNKHFGALHVLQDIDLTIARGEVVVVIGPSGSGKSTLCRTINRLETIDSGAITIDGKPLPHEGRELARLRADVGMVFQSFNLFAHKTVLENVMLGQLKVRKTDKKQAEEKARALLDRVGVGTQADKYPAQLSGGQQQRVAIARALAMGPKVMLFDEPTSALDPEMINEVLEVMQQLAREGMTMVVVTHEMGFARSAANRVVFMADGRIVEQAAPDQFFSNPRSDRAKDFLSKILHH; encoded by the coding sequence ATGACCAATGTATCGGTGGCCAAGGAGGACGCGGCCGCATCCGACGAACTGGTCGTCCTGAAGAGCGTCAACAAGCACTTCGGCGCGTTGCACGTGCTCCAGGACATCGACCTGACGATCGCCCGCGGCGAGGTCGTCGTGGTCATCGGGCCCTCCGGGTCCGGAAAGTCGACCCTGTGCCGCACCATCAACCGTCTGGAGACGATCGATTCGGGCGCCATCACGATCGACGGCAAGCCGCTGCCGCACGAGGGCCGCGAACTGGCCCGGCTGCGGGCGGACGTCGGGATGGTCTTCCAGTCCTTCAACCTTTTCGCGCACAAGACCGTGCTCGAGAACGTGATGCTGGGCCAGCTCAAGGTCCGCAAGACGGACAAGAAGCAGGCCGAGGAGAAGGCGCGGGCCCTGCTCGACCGGGTCGGCGTGGGCACCCAGGCCGACAAGTACCCCGCCCAGCTGTCCGGCGGCCAGCAGCAGCGTGTGGCCATCGCCCGGGCACTGGCCATGGGCCCGAAGGTCATGCTCTTCGACGAGCCGACCTCGGCCCTCGACCCCGAGATGATCAACGAGGTCCTCGAGGTCATGCAGCAGCTCGCCCGTGAGGGGATGACCATGGTCGTCGTCACCCACGAGATGGGCTTCGCACGATCGGCTGCAAATCGTGTCGTCTTCATGGCGGACGGCCGGATCGTCGAACAGGCTGCGCCCGACCAGTTCTTCAGCAACCCGCGCAGCGACCGGGCCAAGGACTTCCTGTCCAAGATCCTGCACCACTGA
- a CDS encoding response regulator transcription factor produces MRLLLVEDDNHVAAALSAVLARHGFDVTHARSGEEALQALVPEGAGFGVVLLDLGLPDQDGYEVCGKIRKRTSTPVIMVTARSDVRSRIHGLNLGADDYVVKPYDTGELLARIHAVSRRTVHEDVAAAAENALLLGSVRIELPTRQVSVGGSVVQLTRKEFDLLALLAQRPGVVFRREQIISEVWRTSWEGTGRTLEVHVASLRAKLRMPALIETVRGVGYRLVAPAA; encoded by the coding sequence GTGAGACTGCTCCTCGTCGAGGACGACAACCACGTCGCCGCGGCGCTGTCCGCCGTCCTCGCGCGGCACGGCTTCGACGTCACGCACGCGCGCAGTGGCGAGGAGGCCCTTCAGGCGCTCGTCCCCGAGGGCGCGGGTTTCGGCGTGGTCCTGCTCGACCTCGGCCTGCCCGACCAGGACGGCTACGAGGTCTGCGGCAAGATCCGCAAGCGCACCAGCACCCCGGTGATCATGGTGACCGCGCGGTCCGACGTGCGCTCCCGCATCCACGGGCTCAACCTGGGCGCCGACGACTACGTCGTGAAGCCCTACGACACCGGCGAGCTGCTCGCCCGTATCCACGCCGTCAGCCGGCGCACCGTCCACGAGGACGTGGCCGCGGCGGCCGAGAACGCGCTGCTCCTCGGTTCCGTACGCATCGAACTGCCCACCCGCCAGGTGAGCGTGGGCGGTTCGGTCGTCCAGCTGACCCGCAAGGAGTTCGACCTCCTCGCGCTGCTCGCCCAGCGGCCCGGAGTGGTCTTCCGGCGGGAGCAGATCATCAGCGAGGTCTGGCGCACCAGTTGGGAGGGCACCGGTCGCACCCTGGAGGTGCACGTCGCCTCCCTGCGCGCCAAGCTGCGCATGCCCGCGCTGATCGAGACCGTGCGCGGCGTCGGCTACCGGCTCGTCGCTCCGGCCGCCTAG
- a CDS encoding rhodanese-like domain-containing protein — MSDATNARPTGTAGAAAGTGGQQPVGIDALLDRVRAGYQRIEAREAHEEARTGEALLVDIRYAALRDRDGLIPGALVVERNELEWRLDPQGSHRVPEATGHELRVVVICNEGYASSLAVDSLRQLGLHRATDLVGGFQAWRSAGLPVEPASR, encoded by the coding sequence GTGAGCGACGCCACGAACGCACGACCGACGGGCACGGCCGGAGCGGCAGCGGGTACGGGCGGTCAACAGCCGGTCGGCATCGACGCATTGCTGGATCGTGTCCGCGCCGGATACCAGCGCATCGAGGCGCGAGAGGCGCACGAGGAGGCGCGCACCGGTGAGGCGCTGCTGGTCGACATCCGTTACGCGGCACTGCGTGACCGGGACGGGCTGATCCCCGGCGCGCTCGTCGTCGAACGCAACGAACTGGAGTGGCGTCTCGATCCGCAGGGCAGCCACCGCGTGCCCGAGGCCACCGGGCACGAACTGCGCGTCGTCGTGATCTGCAACGAGGGATACGCCTCCAGCCTCGCCGTGGACTCCCTCCGGCAGTTGGGCCTGCACCGGGCCACGGACCTGGTGGGCGGCTTCCAGGCGTGGCGGTCGGCGGGCCTGCCGGTGGAGCCGGCATCCCGCTGA
- a CDS encoding FAD-dependent monooxygenase yields the protein MDPVIIVGAGPVGLTLALALARQEVPTVVLDEGPGKDEPRPARTVVLREDTAALLERLTGVPLGEHGVRWTGWRSLRRKQVVTEVEFGEDDPAAPLHIAQHVLTQALRAAATEEPLVEVAVDSRLDAIEQERSGVSAHTRGAHGTWWRGSYLVGCDGTRSTVRKLQDIRFPGRTAVERHAVATLRAELPWEGRALFHRTPPWRQSGPSAAEVTARPLPDGAWRLDWLLPPGKDLVTPETLVALVRETLAGWSGGSTPVYELLDTGVHTVHHRLARRWRVGRVFLAGDAAHLLGAFGTQGLDEGLRDADNLAWKLAVAWHRGPREALLDSYQAERRAAVAARLRAADQTLPILRGGGGLRHIVPGAARGHDVLLADGHLGRGPLGAPGAYADSPLAPRHLEADIAVDTPAGAPVTDVRVTAEDGSFVQLRDRLGRGALLVALIAPGTGVWERKHWVSAGVMPRLAAAVTALPHPAELLVAESYPGAPAHSVLLVRPDGHLVTALSGVRPADLYAAAEAAVGGEVKEPAEAPSGAR from the coding sequence ATGGACCCGGTGATCATCGTCGGAGCGGGGCCCGTCGGGCTCACGCTCGCCCTCGCGCTGGCGCGTCAGGAGGTGCCGACCGTCGTCCTGGACGAGGGGCCCGGCAAGGACGAACCCCGTCCGGCGCGCACCGTCGTACTGCGCGAGGACACGGCCGCCCTGCTGGAGCGGCTGACCGGGGTGCCGCTCGGGGAGCACGGCGTGCGCTGGACCGGATGGCGGTCCCTGCGGCGCAAGCAGGTGGTGACCGAGGTGGAGTTCGGCGAGGACGACCCCGCCGCCCCGCTGCACATCGCCCAGCACGTCCTCACCCAGGCCCTGCGTGCCGCCGCCACCGAGGAACCGCTGGTCGAGGTGGCGGTAGACAGCCGTCTGGACGCCATCGAGCAGGAACGCTCCGGCGTCAGCGCGCACACCCGCGGTGCCCACGGCACCTGGTGGCGCGGCAGCTACCTGGTCGGCTGCGACGGCACCCGTTCGACCGTGCGCAAACTTCAGGACATCCGCTTCCCGGGCCGTACGGCGGTGGAACGACACGCCGTCGCCACGCTACGTGCGGAACTTCCCTGGGAGGGTCGGGCGTTGTTCCATCGGACACCGCCGTGGCGGCAGTCCGGGCCCTCGGCCGCGGAGGTGACCGCCCGCCCCCTCCCGGACGGCGCCTGGCGCCTTGACTGGCTGCTGCCGCCGGGCAAGGACCTGGTGACGCCCGAGACCCTGGTGGCCCTGGTCCGCGAGACCCTCGCGGGCTGGTCCGGCGGTTCCACCCCGGTGTACGAGCTGCTGGACACCGGGGTCCACACCGTGCACCACCGGCTGGCCCGCCGGTGGAGGGTCGGCCGGGTCTTCCTCGCCGGGGACGCGGCGCATCTGCTGGGCGCGTTCGGCACCCAGGGGCTCGACGAGGGCCTGCGCGACGCCGACAACCTGGCCTGGAAGCTGGCCGTCGCCTGGCACCGCGGCCCGCGCGAGGCCTTGCTGGACAGCTACCAGGCCGAGCGACGCGCGGCGGTGGCCGCCCGGTTGCGCGCAGCCGACCAGACGCTCCCGATACTGCGCGGCGGAGGCGGGCTGCGTCACATCGTGCCGGGGGCAGCCCGGGGCCATGACGTCCTGCTCGCCGACGGTCATTTGGGGCGCGGGCCGCTGGGTGCGCCGGGGGCGTACGCCGACTCTCCGCTCGCCCCCCGCCACCTGGAGGCGGACATCGCCGTCGACACCCCGGCCGGCGCGCCGGTCACGGACGTACGAGTCACCGCGGAGGACGGCTCCTTCGTCCAACTGCGCGACCGGCTCGGCCGGGGCGCGCTGCTCGTCGCCCTGATCGCACCCGGGACGGGCGTGTGGGAGCGCAAGCACTGGGTCTCCGCCGGTGTCATGCCGCGGCTCGCGGCGGCCGTGACCGCACTGCCGCACCCGGCGGAGCTGCTGGTGGCGGAGAGCTACCCGGGTGCGCCGGCGCACAGCGTGCTGCTCGTACGCCCCGACGGCCACCTGGTCACCGCGCTGAGCGGGGTCCGGCCGGCCGACCTGTACGCGGCGGCCGAGGCCGCGGTGGGCGGCGAGGTGAAGGAACCGGCGGAGGCCCCCTCCGGCGCGCGCTGA
- a CDS encoding DUF6204 family protein, translated as MSTRTFRVTVRGVFDGLTEAQRASLLVDAARHDVLKAAFTAEGHLTYDIAARPAFTFRFSDTGEEEEDILEATERAEEAVRTWLTDRGYGFKNLRSTAEDLSQAPLSKRQRRAARSLDS; from the coding sequence ATGAGTACTCGTACCTTCCGCGTCACCGTACGCGGTGTCTTCGACGGTCTCACCGAGGCACAGCGGGCCTCGCTGCTGGTCGACGCCGCCCGACACGACGTCCTGAAAGCCGCGTTCACCGCCGAGGGACACCTCACCTACGACATCGCCGCCCGGCCGGCCTTCACCTTCCGCTTCTCCGACACGGGGGAGGAAGAGGAGGACATCCTGGAGGCGACCGAGCGGGCCGAGGAGGCGGTGAGGACCTGGCTGACCGACCGCGGCTACGGCTTCAAGAACCTGCGGTCCACCGCCGAGGACCTCTCCCAGGCGCCTCTGAGCAAGCGGCAGCGTCGAGCGGCCCGTTCACTCGACTCATAA
- a CDS encoding MazG nucleotide pyrophosphohydrolase domain-containing protein yields the protein MTTSPAGLVREFHRAFGLDTRSTPAEVSPELAAHRGELLAEEAAEVAEVAVEGPLDRLAHELADVVYVAYGTALVHGIDLDEVIAEIHRANMSKLGPDGQVARRADGKVLKGEHYRAPDVSAVLRGQGWIPG from the coding sequence ATGACCACTTCGCCCGCCGGCCTCGTCCGTGAGTTCCACCGCGCCTTCGGCCTCGACACCCGCAGCACGCCCGCGGAGGTGTCCCCCGAACTGGCCGCCCACCGCGGGGAACTGCTCGCCGAGGAGGCCGCGGAGGTCGCCGAGGTCGCCGTCGAGGGCCCACTGGACCGGCTCGCGCACGAGCTGGCGGACGTGGTCTACGTGGCGTACGGCACGGCTCTGGTCCACGGCATCGACCTCGACGAGGTGATCGCCGAGATCCACCGCGCCAACATGAGCAAGCTCGGCCCGGACGGGCAGGTCGCCCGCCGGGCCGACGGCAAGGTCCTCAAGGGGGAGCACTACCGGGCGCCGGACGTGTCGGCCGTGCTGCGCGGCCAGGGCTGGATACCGGGCTGA
- a CDS encoding MarR family winged helix-turn-helix transcriptional regulator — translation MSDALDAALRLVRAQATLVRRFDARLSGLHGVSLADFTLLLRLGEAPGGRMRRVDLAEALGLTASGVTRGLAPLERIGLVTREPDARDARVAYATLTTAGRQRLREMVATAEETAGELFAGPAWGGDDLALLSGLLTRLGGTGLAGR, via the coding sequence ATGAGCGATGCCCTGGACGCCGCGCTGCGGCTGGTACGGGCGCAGGCGACGCTCGTACGACGGTTCGATGCCCGACTGAGCGGCCTGCACGGGGTCAGCCTCGCCGACTTCACCCTGCTGCTACGGCTGGGTGAGGCGCCCGGCGGCCGGATGCGCCGGGTCGATCTGGCCGAGGCGCTGGGGCTGACGGCTTCCGGGGTCACACGGGGACTGGCTCCCCTGGAGAGGATCGGACTGGTGACCCGCGAACCGGACGCCCGGGACGCGCGGGTCGCCTACGCCACGCTGACCACGGCGGGCCGGCAACGGCTCCGGGAGATGGTGGCCACGGCCGAGGAGACCGCCGGGGAGTTGTTCGCCGGCCCGGCGTGGGGCGGGGACGACCTCGCTCTGCTGTCGGGCCTGCTGACCCGACTCGGCGGAACAGGGCTTGCCGGGCGCTGA